One region of Faecalibacter bovis genomic DNA includes:
- a CDS encoding 3-phosphoshikimate 1-carboxyvinyltransferase, whose product MILISKENTIIKDKLQITGSKSESNRLLLLNQLFQNALTLENVSNSEDSQLMAKALANTSDLIDIHHAGTAMRFLTAFYSIQEGRSVTLTGSDRMKQRPIGVLVDALNQLGADITYLENQGFPPLKINGKKITTSSITIPANVSSQYISALMLIGTQLENGLTIILEGKIISVPYIQMTIQLLNKIGVKAEMNGQEIKVEYTPKIESNILQVESDWSSASYFYSLIALSPNSEVTISTYFEDSLQGDSALQTIYKDHFGVESTFDNGKLTLKNIPDFNYSDVITLDLNNTPDIAQTIATTCVGLGLKCHLTGLETLKIKETDRLIALQNELTKFGAIVVITEDSLTIKGYNIFEETPILATYNDHRMAMCMAPLAVKYPIKIENEMVVEKSYPTFWEDWKQLGFAIKNL is encoded by the coding sequence ATGATTTTAATTTCGAAAGAAAACACAATCATAAAAGATAAATTACAAATCACTGGATCAAAAAGTGAGAGTAATCGTCTTTTATTATTAAATCAATTATTTCAAAATGCTTTGACTTTAGAAAATGTTTCAAATTCTGAAGATTCTCAACTAATGGCAAAAGCGTTAGCAAATACAAGCGATTTAATTGATATACATCACGCCGGAACTGCCATGCGTTTTCTTACCGCGTTTTATTCTATTCAAGAAGGTCGTTCGGTAACCCTAACAGGTTCTGATCGTATGAAACAACGTCCGATTGGAGTTTTAGTTGATGCTTTAAACCAATTAGGTGCAGATATTACATACCTAGAAAACCAAGGATTTCCACCTCTTAAAATTAACGGTAAAAAAATTACAACATCTTCTATTACAATTCCAGCAAATGTAAGTAGCCAATATATTTCGGCTTTGATGTTGATTGGAACGCAATTAGAAAATGGATTAACAATAATATTAGAAGGTAAAATAATTTCTGTGCCTTACATCCAAATGACGATTCAATTATTGAATAAAATTGGGGTAAAAGCTGAAATGAATGGTCAAGAAATTAAAGTTGAATACACGCCTAAAATTGAATCTAATATTTTGCAAGTGGAATCAGATTGGAGTTCTGCTTCATACTTTTATTCTTTGATTGCCTTAAGCCCAAATAGTGAAGTTACTATTTCTACCTATTTTGAGGATTCTTTACAAGGTGATTCGGCTTTACAAACAATTTATAAAGATCATTTTGGTGTTGAATCGACCTTTGATAATGGGAAATTAACTTTAAAAAATATTCCTGATTTCAATTATTCTGATGTTATAACTTTAGATTTAAATAACACGCCAGATATTGCTCAAACAATTGCTACGACTTGTGTTGGTTTAGGTTTAAAATGTCATTTAACAGGATTAGAAACTCTTAAAATTAAGGAAACCGATCGTTTAATTGCTTTGCAAAACGAATTGACTAAATTCGGTGCAATCGTTGTTATTACAGAAGATTCTTTAACAATTAAAGGATATAATATTTTCGAAGAAACTCCTATTCTAGCAACATACAACGACCATAGAATGGCAATGTGTATGGCTCCTTTAGCGGTAAAATATCCTATCAAGATAGAAAATGAAATGGTTGTTGAAAAATCTTATCCAACATTTTGGGAAGATTGGAAACAACTAGGTTTTGCAATAAAAAATTTATAA
- a CDS encoding nucleotide pyrophosphohydrolase, giving the protein MSLKQAQQDVDNWINNHGVRYFNELTNMAQLTEEVGEVARIIARRYGEQSEKESDKNKDLGEELADVIFVALCLANQTGVDLESAFYKKLDIKTQRDHDRHQNNEKLK; this is encoded by the coding sequence ATGAGTTTAAAACAAGCACAACAAGACGTAGATAATTGGATCAATAACCATGGTGTTCGTTATTTTAACGAATTAACAAATATGGCTCAATTAACAGAAGAAGTTGGAGAAGTTGCGCGAATTATCGCTCGTCGCTATGGTGAACAATCAGAAAAAGAATCAGATAAAAACAAAGATTTAGGTGAAGAATTAGCAGATGTTATTTTTGTTGCTCTTTGTTTAGCTAATCAAACTGGTGTTGATTTAGAATCTGCCTTTTACAAAAAATTAGATATTAAAACACAACGCGATCACGACCGTCATCAGAATAACGAAAAATTAAAATAA
- a CDS encoding DUF3857 domain-containing protein: MKQYITIGIASLAAISTQAQDIKFGKFTTEEITKTKSTITPTAPAEVLYSSAKHKIDWDQSTGDLMKTSIITYRIKIFDKDKTPDHLLTLEIPLGKGNSKSDFEKIQSLKASTFTPEGNGMKEYKVEKKDIFTKNVHNFLDLQTLTFPNVQNGSIIEYAYEVKSPFYYNTDTWYFQESVPVVKSNLVLETNEVLNYSDDFRGQYILKPTTSSKRETANYKTQGSRGINNTTDEFRASSIGSYEYVINTKSYSAENLPGYEKEAYVLNPRNLLSSVRFELASYMPKNGTPQYFSTTWEKIGRDLMDSESFGRQLNGNSFLDDKVKEIIAGKTDELEKTTAIFDFVKTNYKWNNYSGKSTDSGIRKTYNEKTGNAADINLMLISMLEKAGLKANPVVLSTVQNGMLNYVFPSMAKLNYVIAAVNINGNEVLMDATDPNSKVNLLPLRALNHRGILISKTGVKEVNLVNTIMSTDKTQIVATLTADGKLNGTYNNYHDNYFYINDKSEIQEDPKAFEKDFIEEYTFDIENFKSVDNNENLIRHSFKFSNVQTDVIGNKIILNPLIFTALENHNLNYENRNYNIEFGTPMTISKIVKIKIPEGYKVESLPKEYQEKIINDAAGYAYKFEEKDGFIQITSARVLPYSILPSDYYKPFKEFMNKVVEAETQQIVLVKI; the protein is encoded by the coding sequence ATGAAACAATACATTACAATTGGTATAGCATCTTTAGCTGCTATTTCTACACAAGCACAAGATATTAAATTCGGAAAATTTACAACCGAAGAAATTACAAAAACAAAAAGTACAATTACACCAACTGCTCCTGCAGAAGTGTTATATTCTAGTGCTAAACATAAAATTGATTGGGATCAGAGTACGGGTGATTTAATGAAAACTTCTATCATTACTTACCGTATCAAGATTTTTGATAAAGATAAAACACCAGATCATTTACTAACGTTAGAAATTCCTCTGGGTAAAGGAAATTCAAAATCTGATTTTGAAAAAATTCAGTCTTTAAAAGCTTCAACTTTTACTCCTGAAGGAAATGGAATGAAAGAATATAAAGTTGAAAAGAAAGATATTTTTACTAAAAATGTTCACAACTTTCTAGATCTTCAAACATTAACTTTTCCTAATGTTCAAAATGGATCAATCATCGAATATGCTTACGAAGTAAAATCACCATTTTACTACAATACAGACACTTGGTATTTCCAAGAAAGTGTTCCTGTTGTAAAAAGTAATTTAGTTTTAGAAACAAACGAAGTTTTAAACTATAGCGACGATTTTAGAGGTCAATATATTTTAAAACCTACAACTTCTAGCAAAAGAGAAACTGCAAATTACAAAACTCAAGGAAGTAGAGGTATTAATAATACAACGGATGAATTTAGAGCTAGCTCAATTGGATCTTATGAATATGTCATAAACACTAAATCTTATTCAGCAGAAAATTTACCTGGTTACGAAAAAGAAGCTTATGTATTAAATCCACGTAACTTGTTATCATCTGTTCGATTCGAATTAGCTTCATATATGCCTAAAAATGGAACGCCACAATATTTCTCAACAACTTGGGAAAAAATTGGTAGAGATTTAATGGATAGCGAAAGTTTTGGACGTCAATTAAATGGTAATTCATTTTTAGATGATAAAGTAAAAGAAATAATTGCTGGTAAAACTGATGAACTTGAAAAAACGACTGCAATTTTTGATTTTGTAAAAACAAATTACAAATGGAATAATTACAGCGGAAAATCAACTGATTCAGGAATCCGTAAAACATATAACGAAAAAACAGGAAATGCGGCAGACATCAACTTAATGCTAATTTCTATGTTAGAAAAAGCTGGTCTTAAAGCGAATCCTGTTGTTTTAAGTACAGTTCAAAACGGAATGTTGAATTACGTTTTCCCTTCTATGGCAAAACTTAATTACGTTATTGCTGCGGTAAACATCAACGGAAATGAAGTTTTAATGGACGCTACTGATCCAAACTCTAAAGTAAATTTATTACCATTAAGAGCATTAAATCACCGTGGAATTTTAATTTCTAAAACAGGAGTTAAAGAAGTTAATCTTGTCAATACAATTATGTCTACAGACAAAACACAAATTGTCGCTACATTAACTGCTGATGGAAAACTAAACGGAACATATAACAATTATCATGATAATTATTTCTATATCAACGATAAAAGCGAAATCCAAGAAGATCCAAAAGCATTCGAAAAAGATTTTATCGAGGAATATACTTTCGATATCGAAAACTTTAAATCAGTAGATAATAATGAAAATTTAATTCGTCATTCATTCAAATTCAGTAATGTACAAACGGATGTTATCGGAAATAAAATAATTTTAAATCCTTTAATTTTCACAGCTTTAGAAAATCATAACCTAAACTATGAAAACCGTAATTATAATATCGAATTTGGAACTCCGATGACAATTTCTAAAATTGTTAAGATTAAAATTCCTGAAGGTTATAAGGTAGAAAGTTTACCAAAAGAATATCAAGAAAAAATCATAAATGATGCAGCTGGATATGCTTATAAATTCGAGGAAAAAGACGGATTTATCCAAATCACTTCTGCTCGTGTTTTACCATACAGTATTTTACCATCAGACTATTATAAACCATTCAAAGAGTTTATGAATAAAGTCGTAGAGGCAGAAACTCAGCAGATAGTATTAGTTAAAATCTAA
- a CDS encoding DUF3857 domain-containing protein: MNKFLPATLFLIPISLLSQFYPVDQIPTELKKDAYAVIRSDKTDVQLNSINEFKYTNEVVISVLDKSGDSYVDAYQHYDPNTKIDLFEVEIFDGNGKSIKKFKPKDLSDASAVSGGQLYTDNRIKYLEFTPTFYPYTVRYKVTTTNKNTLSLPRWFPISNGNLAVEKSSYTFTNNTSFTLRHLEKNLENYNIIKNKTDKTFNYELNNSKPLQDEDYMINWRNIMPHVIIASDQINIDGTQGKFDNWNDYGKWSYQYLVDGKLDFTPAQKAYFRDLVKDAKTEKQKVAILYQYMQKKVRYIGVQLGIGGLSPFPNSYVESKSYGDCKALSNYMIGMLDAVGIKGYHTVLFANNNSVDIDDQMMYQQGNHMIVYVPLADEDIWIEATSQTSPFNHLGQFSGNRNVLIYHENGGKIIPSQVFDHNNNILTTKGTIEITLEGNAKIDLHETSKGLFYDDNSFVKTYLHKDQIDHFKRKFPVLAQPNINDIRFENDWENASFETFLKVTSSNFAKKQGNNLIFNLIPANNETSTLKKAKERNYDFHISRGYTDIMEFEIIVPENVKTPIQIQPIEIKSEFGSYHLTVEKTAQNKYILKRTYKQIKGNYEKAKFNDYVEFRRQVSANDNIKTLLEF; this comes from the coding sequence ATGAATAAATTTCTACCTGCTACTCTATTTTTAATCCCAATAAGTTTATTATCACAATTTTATCCTGTTGATCAAATTCCTACAGAATTAAAGAAAGATGCTTATGCTGTTATTCGATCAGATAAAACCGATGTTCAACTCAATTCAATCAACGAATTTAAATACACCAACGAAGTTGTAATTTCAGTTTTAGACAAATCAGGAGATAGTTACGTTGATGCTTATCAACACTACGATCCAAATACGAAAATCGACCTTTTTGAAGTTGAAATTTTTGATGGAAACGGAAAATCGATCAAAAAATTTAAACCTAAAGACTTGTCTGATGCAAGTGCTGTTTCTGGTGGACAATTATATACAGATAATCGTATAAAATATTTAGAGTTTACACCAACATTTTATCCTTATACGGTACGATACAAAGTAACGACTACTAATAAAAATACCTTGTCATTGCCAAGATGGTTTCCTATTTCAAACGGAAATCTTGCAGTAGAAAAATCAAGTTATACATTCACTAACAACACTTCGTTTACACTTCGTCATTTAGAAAAAAACTTAGAGAATTATAACATTATTAAAAATAAAACGGATAAAACGTTTAATTACGAATTAAACAATTCAAAACCTTTACAAGACGAAGATTACATGATTAATTGGCGAAATATTATGCCGCATGTAATTATTGCAAGTGACCAAATTAATATAGACGGTACACAAGGTAAATTTGATAATTGGAACGATTACGGAAAATGGTCGTATCAATATCTTGTAGATGGTAAATTAGATTTTACACCTGCACAAAAAGCTTATTTCCGAGATTTGGTAAAAGATGCTAAAACAGAGAAGCAAAAAGTCGCAATTTTATACCAATACATGCAGAAAAAAGTTCGTTACATTGGTGTACAATTAGGTATCGGTGGGCTTTCGCCATTTCCAAACTCTTATGTAGAATCTAAAAGTTACGGCGATTGTAAGGCACTTTCTAATTATATGATTGGAATGTTAGATGCAGTCGGAATTAAAGGATATCACACGGTGCTTTTTGCCAACAATAATTCTGTTGATATTGATGATCAAATGATGTATCAGCAAGGAAATCATATGATTGTTTATGTTCCATTAGCTGATGAAGATATTTGGATTGAAGCGACAAGCCAAACAAGTCCATTCAATCACTTAGGGCAATTTAGTGGGAACAGAAATGTTTTAATCTATCATGAAAATGGTGGTAAAATTATTCCTTCTCAGGTTTTTGATCACAATAATAATATCTTAACAACGAAAGGTACAATTGAAATCACACTTGAAGGAAATGCTAAAATTGATTTGCACGAAACTTCTAAAGGATTATTTTACGATGATAATTCGTTTGTGAAAACTTATTTACATAAAGATCAGATCGATCATTTCAAACGTAAATTTCCAGTTTTAGCTCAACCAAATATTAATGATATTCGCTTCGAAAACGATTGGGAAAATGCTAGTTTCGAAACTTTCTTAAAAGTTACTTCTTCCAATTTTGCTAAGAAACAAGGAAACAATTTAATTTTTAATTTAATACCGGCCAATAACGAAACTTCTACGTTGAAGAAAGCGAAAGAAAGAAATTACGATTTCCACATTTCACGAGGTTATACTGATATTATGGAATTTGAAATTATTGTTCCCGAAAATGTAAAAACTCCAATTCAGATTCAACCTATTGAAATTAAATCTGAATTTGGTTCGTATCATTTAACAGTAGAAAAAACAGCTCAAAACAAGTATATTTTAAAAAGAACTTACAAACAAATTAAAGGAAATTACGAAAAAGCTAAATTTAATGATTATGTTGAATTTAGACGTCAAGTGTCAGCCAATGACAATATCAAAACACTACTAGAATTCTAA
- the dtd gene encoding D-aminoacyl-tRNA deacylase, whose protein sequence is MRIIIQRVQHASVKVENNITGKINHGLLVLVGFEPDDNKEDFEWISKKIVQLRIFGDDNGVMNLDIKQVNGEILVVSQFTLHAATKKGNRPSYIRASKPEEAKIQYNTFLNVLKNHIDSDIQTGIFGADMKVELLNDGPVTIFIDSRNKE, encoded by the coding sequence ATGAGAATTATAATACAGCGCGTTCAACACGCTTCAGTAAAAGTTGAAAACAATATTACAGGAAAAATCAATCATGGTTTATTGGTACTCGTTGGCTTTGAACCTGATGATAATAAGGAGGATTTTGAGTGGATTAGCAAAAAAATTGTTCAATTACGCATTTTCGGAGACGATAATGGTGTAATGAATTTAGATATCAAACAAGTTAATGGCGAAATATTAGTTGTTTCTCAATTCACATTACACGCTGCTACAAAAAAAGGGAACAGACCTTCTTACATCAGAGCATCCAAACCAGAGGAAGCTAAAATACAATATAATACGTTTTTAAACGTTTTAAAAAATCATATCGATTCTGACATTCAAACTGGTATTTTTGGAGCAGATATGAAAGTTGAACTTTTGAATGATGGCCCTGTAACAATCTTTATAGATTCAAGAAACAAAGAATAA
- a CDS encoding response regulator: MIRKILIAEDIDSINTGIISILKDKYDFEIEHANSCDKALLKIKKATLENTPFDLLISDLSFKTDGLLDPELKNGEELVSAAKKIQSNLKTIIYTIEDKPALLKRLKDEVEVNSIVLKGLNSLIELCTSIEKLNTGENYFTTEVLHKIKNNSTTTIEEYDITILDLLSQGFTQQDISTTLKSKKIKPSSVSAIEKRIGELKTTLKANNSIHLVAIAKDMFLI, from the coding sequence ATGATCCGAAAAATATTAATCGCAGAAGATATTGATAGTATCAATACTGGTATAATTTCTATACTAAAAGATAAATATGACTTCGAAATTGAACATGCAAACTCGTGTGATAAAGCACTTTTAAAAATCAAAAAAGCAACTTTAGAAAACACACCTTTTGATTTGTTAATTTCAGATTTATCCTTCAAAACAGATGGTCTTTTAGATCCAGAATTAAAAAATGGTGAAGAATTGGTTTCTGCTGCAAAGAAAATTCAATCCAATTTAAAAACTATTATTTATACCATTGAGGATAAACCAGCCTTATTAAAAAGATTAAAAGATGAGGTTGAAGTCAATTCTATCGTCTTAAAAGGATTAAATAGTTTAATTGAATTATGTACAAGCATCGAGAAGCTTAACACTGGCGAAAATTATTTTACGACGGAGGTTTTACATAAAATAAAAAACAATTCTACGACAACCATCGAAGAATATGACATTACAATTTTAGACTTATTATCGCAAGGTTTTACACAACAAGATATTTCAACTACCTTAAAATCTAAAAAGATTAAACCTTCGTCTGTTAGCGCTATCGAGAAAAGAATTGGCGAATTAAAGACTACACTAAAAGCGAATAATAGTATACATTTAGTTGCTATTGCAAAAGATATGTTTCTTATTTAA
- a CDS encoding tetratricopeptide repeat-containing sensor histidine kinase gives MKIRTILKYLLASIFLILLFNCNKNKVENIKNQVTDSSSIPTLIEEANDNNLPDKSRIQRLDKAISLAKEINNDSLEFRALESKMYLLSELGMKESALKLNHEILKRSKDLKNNKYIANSYFLFGNYYYEEYNTDSAYYYFNKSKDEFIKLKDKDGIAKNSINLAMILNDVASYFESEKLSLEALNQVKHNQNHPFLTPIYNNLAVSSGSLLNYKEELYWYDKALELTDDPYYIISINHNKAVAYTLLKDYDKAIYILEKIKHDDILKQYPNIKARILDNLSYAKWLKNNNADVIDDYNEAVNIFIETEDNFGLSTVYDHLFDYYKKIDTKKALDYAYKKYQITESSNNTEGKVNALKRIIVLNPNQKDIEKFIDLSDSLQHINSNSKYQFAKLEYDVDENRNKVYTLSLENANKEINLQRAKVSIIIAVASLVIGIIIFLSYWYNIKQRLKQETLETIYETEVKFSQKLHDELANDLFTTITLVESIAFENTELKNKLIHNLDHIYSQTRNISRENNIIDTTNFKQELDIMLGSFKSEQVNVLSKGIESINWDKIENQIKILIYRVLMELMTNMKKHSDCSLVVLNFQQEADQTLDIKYVDNGTKIIDENKIHKNGLKNVENRIIQLNGSINFDGSKGFRVFIKIPTSKKYKLL, from the coding sequence ATGAAAATACGCACAATATTAAAATATTTACTTGCCTCAATCTTCTTAATTTTATTATTTAACTGTAATAAAAATAAAGTAGAAAATATAAAAAATCAGGTTACGGATTCTTCTTCAATTCCAACTTTAATAGAAGAAGCGAATGACAATAATCTTCCTGATAAATCAAGAATTCAACGTCTTGATAAAGCGATTTCACTCGCAAAAGAAATCAATAATGATTCTTTAGAGTTCAGAGCCTTAGAATCGAAAATGTATCTTTTGTCTGAACTTGGAATGAAAGAAAGTGCGTTAAAATTAAATCATGAAATTTTAAAAAGATCTAAGGATTTAAAAAATAATAAATACATCGCTAACTCTTATTTCTTATTCGGAAACTACTATTACGAGGAGTATAATACAGATAGCGCTTATTACTATTTTAATAAATCGAAAGACGAGTTTATTAAGCTGAAAGATAAAGATGGTATTGCTAAAAACAGTATTAATCTTGCCATGATTTTAAACGATGTGGCATCTTATTTTGAAAGTGAAAAATTATCGTTAGAAGCTTTAAATCAAGTTAAACACAATCAAAATCATCCATTTTTAACTCCAATTTATAACAATCTTGCTGTTTCCAGCGGAAGTTTGTTAAACTACAAAGAGGAATTATATTGGTACGATAAGGCTTTAGAACTTACTGATGATCCGTATTACATCATATCAATCAATCATAATAAGGCAGTTGCTTATACTTTGTTAAAAGATTACGACAAAGCAATTTATATTTTAGAAAAAATAAAACATGACGATATTTTAAAACAATATCCAAACATAAAAGCACGTATTTTAGATAATCTGAGTTATGCAAAATGGTTGAAAAATAACAATGCTGATGTAATTGATGATTATAATGAAGCTGTAAATATTTTTATTGAGACTGAAGATAATTTTGGACTTAGCACCGTTTACGATCACTTATTTGATTACTACAAAAAAATTGATACAAAGAAAGCATTAGATTATGCTTACAAAAAATATCAGATTACTGAATCTTCTAACAATACAGAAGGTAAAGTAAATGCCCTGAAAAGAATTATTGTTTTAAATCCAAACCAAAAGGATATTGAAAAGTTTATTGATCTTTCAGATAGTTTGCAACACATCAACAGTAATTCAAAATATCAATTCGCAAAATTAGAATATGATGTGGATGAAAACAGAAATAAGGTTTACACACTTTCGTTAGAAAATGCAAACAAAGAAATTAATTTACAACGAGCTAAAGTTTCAATAATTATTGCTGTTGCAAGTTTAGTTATCGGAATCATAATATTTCTTAGTTATTGGTACAACATCAAGCAAAGACTTAAACAGGAAACATTAGAAACTATTTATGAAACTGAGGTAAAATTCTCTCAGAAATTACACGATGAGTTGGCGAATGATTTATTTACAACCATCACTTTAGTAGAATCTATTGCTTTTGAAAATACCGAACTAAAAAATAAATTAATTCATAATCTAGATCACATATATTCACAAACACGAAATATCTCTCGTGAAAATAATATTATTGATACAACTAATTTTAAACAAGAATTAGACATCATGCTGGGCTCGTTCAAATCAGAACAAGTCAATGTATTATCGAAAGGAATTGAAAGTATTAATTGGGATAAAATTGAAAATCAAATCAAAATATTAATTTATCGTGTTTTGATGGAGCTGATGACCAACATGAAAAAACACAGCGATTGTAGTTTAGTTGTATTAAATTTTCAACAAGAAGCCGATCAAACACTTGATATAAAATATGTTGACAACGGCACAAAAATTATTGATGAAAATAAGATCCATAAAAATGGTCTTAAAAATGTGGAAAACCGTATTATTCAATTAAATGGAAGTATTAATTTTGACGGCTCAAAAGGCTTCAGAGTCTTTATAAAAATTCCAACAAGTAAGAAATACAAGCTATTATGA